Below is a genomic region from Dryobates pubescens isolate bDryPub1 chromosome 26, bDryPub1.pri, whole genome shotgun sequence.
tcagctgctcaaaggTTAAGCCTCTCTCaagaaagcagagctctggctcCAGGTACAGACAAGGTCTCTGCAGTCTGCATGCGGTGAACATGCAAGGCTGTACCACTCACAACCAGATCTCTTTGGCTGCAGGATCAAATCCTTCCAAAGCAGATGGAACCCAGGCTGATTTTCCCATCTCCAGCCTGGGAGACCCGAAGCAGTGGAGTGCAGCCCTGGAAGAACAGGACCCATGGTCCTGGACCATCTCTGTGAACACACCTGCCAGTGCTCCCATCGGCCACTACACTCTGACTCTACATGCCACCAAGACTGACTGTCACCTGGGCAACTTCACCCTTCTCTTCAACCCCTGGTGCCAAGGTAAGTGGTCAGAAAcagaagggcaggctgggatcAGTCCCTTCAcaaagccagctctggagctctgccaCTCTACACCCATGGGTGGTGAGGCTGAGCCATGCTCCCCAccactcctgctctgctccttacAGTACTTAGGGCTGATAAAAGCACAAAGCTGCCTGCCTCAGCACTCCTGGGGTACTCAACTGCCAGGGCCCTGGCCTCCTGCTAAGGGAGAAAATGTTTGATAAAGATTTAATAACAAGTCAAGATTACAACTGGTCTGATGAagggcactgcacctctctcaGGAATTGAGAAGTCAACAGCCAGGAGAGTAAAAGAGTCAGACAGGGCAACAGCCTGGCtcgggagggactttggaccaAGGAAACAGGGATGCCAATGAAATTCTTCCTTCCTGCTTCATTCAGATTCTGGGGTATTTTTCTAGGGCCTGCCAAAGTCCCTGGAGAGCAGTGGAGTCTGCTGATGTAAGAGAGCCCAGGAGTGCTTTCTGCCTGatgcttttctcctctgctctagATGATGAGGTGTTCTTGGCCAACGAAGCACAGCGGCAGGAGTATGTGTTGAACCAAGAGGGTGTCATCTACTGGGGGACTGAAAATGCagtcctggcacagccctgggactTCAGTCAGGTAAGCAGGAGGTCCAATGTCTGTGGTCTCctacagcccccagcagagtgTGTGTCCCTATCCATTTCcgttctgctgctctctgcactcTCTATCGTGTCCCAGGAGAGTGCAGGAGCACAGGGACTGTCCCATGGCCCAGTGCAGGCAATTTTAGCTACCTGCTCAGGCTATCCTCTGTGAAGAAATGCACTGATCTATGCTGAGGCTCTCTGTGTCTTCCTTTCACCAACAGATATAAAAGCATTTAACAGAACTTAGTGATACTGCCTGTATTTCACAGGTAAGGTGAGGACAAGTACAGCTcccaagctgctcaaggtcaCCTGGCACAGCCAGTGAGCAGCATGGGACTTCATTCCACTTTAGTGATACCAAAGTACTCAGTGCCAGTCTAGGGAGGGCTTCAGAACAGTATGAACTTCCCTCAGGCAGGGGATGCAGCACCATGCTAAAGCTTTGCCACCTTGACTCAACAAAGCTGCAGATCTCTTTAGTGTGCTGCGCcaaagggctgcctgcagctctcctctgcagctTATCAGCAGAGGGGAAGATACAATCTGCACGGTTACCAACCCTTGCAGAGCCTCCAGAAGACAAAccctcaggctgtgttcttgtttcagctggaggaggacGTTGTTGACATCTGCTTCACGCTGCTGGCCGTGGGGGAACGTCGCCAACGGGtcaagggctgtgcccagcgCCAGAGCCCTGTTGCCATCTGCCGCACAGTGGCTGCCATGGTaaggagggcaggcagcagccctgaccCTGCAAGAGACGGCTCAAGTGCAGAGCAAGGGCCTGCGTCTCCTCATCCCCACTTTGTGCCAACCCACTGACCAAAGAGaaagcctgcccagggctgttccaaacacctcctgcccagctccagcctttcCTGATATGCTTGCAGCAgacaagggctgcagcagcctctgagcagtGGCAGTAGACTTACTGAACCAAcctcagaggaggctgtggctccTCTTCTGCTCAGCCACAACCTTCATGCCCTGCACTACAAATCCTTCTGGTTTCATCTGCCTTAGGAGCAGCTTCATCAAACAGGGTGAGGCGTACCTACCAAAAAGGCGTACCAATTCCTTAACCcacctttctctcctcttttcctgcagctgagctgtgatgAGTTAAGAGGAATCCTGACAGAACAGGGGACTGGGCCAGCCTCTGATGGGACACCCCCTTCCAAgtggctgggaagcagagccATCCTCCAGCAGTGGTTGGCATCTCAGTGCAAGCCTGTCCGCTACGGGCAGTGCTGGGTGTTTGCTGCAGTCCTGTGCTCAGGTACAGTGCTGCTTCAAAGCTTCTGTGCTGGGCAAAGCTCTGCTtggcctgcagagcctctggcaTGTGCCTGCATTCCTGGACTGGCACAGATCCCAGTAATACAACCTTTAGTCTTTAGGTGAGAGGCAGATCCTCACCTCCTCATCAACATTCAGCATCCCTAACACTGAGATAAAAGCACATTAGGGCGCACCTCGAGCCTTTGTTTCCTGAGGGGCAGTGCACCAACAGGCTTCTGCACCTCTAGGCAGAGACAGCCTTAGGAGAGGAAGCACAACTGACTCACAGCTCTTTCTTCTGCACAGTTCTGAGGTGCCTGGGAATTCCCACCAGGGTGGTCACAGGCTTTACCTGGGCTCACAACACCAACAGCAGCTTGAGCGTGGATGAGTACTATGATGAAGATGGGACAATGCTCACAGGAGACAAGAGTGCCCGAGTCTGGTAAGAAAATGTGGCAGCACCCACTAAGAAGTTTGGACAAGACCTCCAGGAAGTGAGAGAGGGGCAGAAGGAAGAGGTAACAGCTGCAGGAAGTGGATAGGAGACAGCTCAGGTGAGACCCTGCAGCAACCCAAACTGAGGAGTGCCCACCAGAGCCCACAAAGGCATAGAGAGAGCCCAGTGCAGCTGGAGAAGATCCCCCAGAGTCAAACCGTATggtctctgctctcctcaacGCTCACAGAGGAGCAATTTCAAAGGAGCTTTAACTGGCTGTGGCTGGGCTAGAGCTTTCCTGTACCTCAGTGGCACAAGCAGGTGATGTTGTCTCTGGCAGGACCTTTCACGTTTGGAACGAGTGCTGGATGGCTCGAGCAGACTTGGCACCAGAGTACAGCGGGTGGCAGGCTCTGGATGCCACCTGCCAGATAAAAGACAAAGGTAAGAAATCAAAGGCTGACTTGGAGGTAGGTGGGAGAGCAGagtggagagaaaaataaagcagtTCAAtactcctccttcccccagcttctGGGGACTCAGCTTGTTGACTTTTGAAGCACTAAATCATCACTCAGCTGGTTGGTTTGTGCAGCTTGTGTAGCTCTAAGAGCTTCATCAGAGCACTGCTCCCTGATGTTCTCCTAAACTAGGTTACTTCCCCACTCCCAGGTTAGATCTGAACTAGGCATGGGTCTGGCTGCTAAAGCATCTGAATCTGAACTGGACCACATTATCTCTCCAGGTCCATCCTTCTGCGGGCCAGCCCCTGTTAAAGCCATCAAGGAAGGGGACACAGAAGTGGATTATGATGTCTGCAACTTCTTTGCTGCCATCaatgccaagtgccaggtctggATACAAAAAGCAGATGACACCCTCAAGCCAGCTCTCGGTGGCACAAAGTACATTGGCAACAACATCAGCACCAAGGGCGTGGGCAGCGAGCGCTGCGAGGATGTCACACACCACTACAAGTACCCTGAAGGTATGGGGCAGGCAaggggctgtgccagtgtgcaaGGGAGGACTAAAGGATTAGAGAGCAGACCCATGCCAGAGCACTACAACCATCCACTTCACTCCCCCCTCCTGAATGGCACAAGAAGCTTACTCTTGCTTCTGTAGAATGAAAGCACTGCTCGTGTCCCAGATGTCATCCTGCTAACTTACACTGATCAGCTCTCTAGGAGGCTAGGCCTTCCTTCACCAGCCATTTGCTGGCTGGAAAACCTTCTTGCCCAGTTTCTGCCACCTGTGCACCCTCTACATTCACCTCCCACTGTGATATATACAGATACAgtccatggaatcatggaattgctttggtgtttcatccagtccaaccattctctaactccaccaagtgtggtgctaaaccatatTCCTCAGCACCCAATCTCTGtggctttcatagaatcatagaatgtcttaagttggaagggatctcagagattatctactccaacctccccaccatgggcagggacacctctcaactaagcctggccttgaatacttcacagggaggtggcatccacagcctccctgggcagcctgtcccagagtctcaccacccttatactgaagaacaacttcctaagaTGCAATCTAAACCTACTGTTTGAAACACCTCCCTCAGAATCTAGCTCACAATaggtgctcccagcccctgtctaAATCCCTTCCCCAAAAAGCAGCTCTCCCTTCAGAACCTGTCACTGAGTGTT
It encodes:
- the LOC104301417 gene encoding protein 4.2; translation: MGQGLSIKKCDLKITMNNSNHHTAEISTESLMLRRGQPFTITLHFSSPVHSYLQQLKKAFLTVQTGSNPSKADGTQADFPISSLGDPKQWSAALEEQDPWSWTISVNTPASAPIGHYTLTLHATKTDCHLGNFTLLFNPWCQDDEVFLANEAQRQEYVLNQEGVIYWGTENAVLAQPWDFSQLEEDVVDICFTLLAVGERRQRVKGCAQRQSPVAICRTVAAMLSCDELRGILTEQGTGPASDGTPPSKWLGSRAILQQWLASQCKPVRYGQCWVFAAVLCSVLRCLGIPTRVVTGFTWAHNTNSSLSVDEYYDEDGTMLTGDKSARVWTFHVWNECWMARADLAPEYSGWQALDATCQIKDKGPSFCGPAPVKAIKEGDTEVDYDVCNFFAAINAKCQVWIQKADDTLKPALGGTKYIGNNISTKGVGSERCEDVTHHYKYPEGSLQEKEVLDKAYRKIKQLETSSSSKAEFALEDPVNLFIQLQSKSSLLLGQDIPLSIEVSNHSGEEKATHLVVSAQSLHYSGVPIAQLWKEEFHFTLKSNEVSNLQVFVPYSLYRGELGENQLLRLTAMLRDEDSSMYLAQEEISVAESPLTIEFPEDMAQYQPSTAKISLLNPLPEPLEKCVVAVTGRGLIYRQRKYRLGSVQPNSTQQLQIPFTPTQAGPRRLTAHLTCLQLQNMKSYKTINVAAA